GGTGGAGCTAAGTGCTGTATGTGCTGTGGAAGTTCAACATTTTTTTAATATACAGATTTGATTAAGCtcggaatatttcaaatttatatACAATATATCCTAGGATGAATGGTACAAGGCtggatatattatattttaagctCAATTTCCTCAAAAAGCAATTCATAGTTTAGGATTTATCCACCCTAGAATACGTTGTACAATTATTTCAATATTTACTCCGCTATATTGTTCCCTTTTCATTTGAAATTGTTCGTGAAGGTCGCCCACGTTCATCATCTGCGTAGGAGAACCGATATTGTTGCTAGCATCGTGGCCTGAAACGAAACCAAATTACATATAGCACTTGTAAAAACATACGTTTTAAAATactataatgtaaaattaatgcaactattctaaaaaaaaaaaaaatgaaaaagaacaGCCTAGAGACTAAATGTAAATACTGCACATGCAAATGCAGAATGCTACTAATATTACTTACAACTTATTTTACAGCACAGTAAAGCTTTCTATATAGAGTAAACCTACCTCTCAATGAGATATGTTTAGATAATTTAGTAGCATGATAAGTTAGATCTCCACCAACTATTTCCAAGCTTGATATTCCATTTAATCTGATTCTCCTCCAATCAGCTACACCAGCCAAGACAAAGCAGATAGAAATTGGTTAACAGCAAGAAATGAAAATTATTGAAAGACAAAGTAAAGATTACCAGATATTCTGTCCTTTATTAAAAAATGCAGATCAGAAAAACATAAGCATATCTGCATATCTCAAAATAACCTTGAATGTACTTGTATAAGTAACTATATGCATAGCCAGAGAAATTTTCTATTTACAAACATTCTAAATACTTGTATTTTACAATCACTTATTTACAATtagtaaaatattattttagtgCAGATTCGTAGTTTTGTATgtacagatttctaatacttactaaataaaatacataaaaaaAAGCTATATAAATTCTAtctaaattatttatatatagaaTACCGGTATTTATGACTTAGAAGCATTCTGTGTTtgtcgaagcaaaagaaaataaagtAAGCAACCAAGCATACAACTAATGTCAGTACTTCATTTTACGTACAAGCACTGCTCtcttaataataaatttaaaagCTGAATATTTTTAATAGAACATAATTACCTAAAAAAATCCTTTCATCAAAGTCACCAACACTTAGAACATGTTGCTCGTATACTCTGTTGATAGCTTTGCTATTACCATCGAAATTTAAAGCTTCTAGAATACCAGAGAAGTTTGACTGATCGCCACGTAGAACTCTCTCATTGAACAATTTATTAATGTGATTTTTTAGATAATACTCCTTGATCACTTTAGCTTCAACAGCAATAGCCTCGTGACGTTCACACAATAAGCTAACTATACAATTTGCTGCTTGAGGTGGagtataattttcatcgttAAAATTTGCTGGTAGACCTGCAGAAAAAATAGgaaaataagaaataattttactaCTTAAACCTATTTAAGTCGTCTTGTGAGTAATATAAATATTCCAAAGTTGTAAGAAGAGAAATATTCGCATAACTTATAATTTGACTCGTTAAAAGAATAACAAACCAGATATTTACCAGGAAAATTAGGATTTAAAAGATCTTTTCTGTTAGCTAACAGAGCGTTGCTATATATAAGGTCGCAACAGGCAAGAAGGAGATGATAAGAATTAACCAGGTCATcagagatatctggaaacgctcctTTTATACAAATAAATAAAGTCCAACAAAATTCAAACACTCTAGCAGGAGTGCAAGGCATCGCTTTGTGCCGTCTGGATCTTGGTGGTCTTGAAATATCGTCCACTGGATCTTTGAATATATCGGTAAAAATTGGCTGATATTTCTTGAATATAACCATAGAAACAGCAAAATTCCTTTCAAGTTTCTCTATCTTTAAATGGAAATCTTGCGGCATATTGGCCATATCTGCCCAGGATTTGCTCTTTGTAAAAAATTGTATCAGTGGAAGGTTGCACAATTGCAACAAGCGAGTCAACGAGACACAATTGCCTTCCACATTAGTACCAGTCTTTCCAACAGTGGGTATAGAAGACTTACGGCAAGCCACATACAATGCACACCCTATCCAATGTAATTGGTCACCCTAAAAATCAAATAGAAATTCttatacacatatatacacACAAAAGTTTCCAATAATTGATATGTAAATAAATACTATAGAGAAATATATCAACAAATAATGGTAAACAAGGAATAGAGTAATATGTAAAGTTAATGTTAAAGTGTGAAGCTACAAAATACAAATAAGTTAAGAAACAAACTGAAAGATGCAGATCAAATATTTTTTCAAATTACATTTATTCGAATAACAACGTCTCGTTTACTTTGAAAACAGCACGCGTACAATTCACGTTCTACTCTGATATTTTAAATTGGTGCGCATTTATCGTTTCAGTAAAGAAAACCGCGAATTTAACGATATCAAGCGTCGAACAAGGAAGTCAATCCATTGGTACGTGACAAATAAATAGGAAATATAACGTATTTGCAATTTATGAATAGAAGATAAAGTAATAGCATCGCTTACCCTTGTGCGATTAATGTAACACGAAATAATCAGGATAATAAATAGTTAAAAAAATACCTCGAGAGTGTAATTTTGTCGAATAGTTTCATAAGATTTCCAAGCTTCAGATGCAGCAGTTGCATCCATATTCAATTTCTGACACAAATCTTGATGCCTACTGTAAGTAGAATCTTCTACGTCGTCCGACTGTCCCATTTTTGTCGGCGAACTCGAGAAAAACCAGAAGAAAACACAATTAACTTATACTGCTATACAACCGAGGTGCGCCATACGAGAGCTCCGTGAGGGCTTGGCGGGAAACGACACGAGCTCCGCCATATTTGCCATGTTGGCGGGAAATGTAGAATGGCAATTACAAGAAAAAAATCCTTAAGTCGTTTTTGCACGACGATTTTATATGTCCTGTAACTGTTTTATTCTTAGGATAAAGCGCAGAGAATAGTGAACGAATATGCATTACGTCGCGTAAAGAACGAAAAAGTTTACATTTCAATAATTCTCAAGTATCGAGTAGAGATCGATAGTTTTTACAATCTTTGAAACGATGGAACTAAAATGGGCGGCAAAATTTTTGGGAATGAATTTTTATAACTTTCACGGAATGTAGTATATGTTTTATTCCACTCAATGAGCGTTGACTTGTTTAGAAATAGTAAAATGACTAGGATCGTTGAATACGCTTACATTTTGTCGATAGAACGCGTGTAATTACGGTCACAGTAATTTGCGTTTGTCCAATCAAAAATCCTTTTATCGTTTATTACAATTTAAACTACCATCTTCTCATTGGTAGTATAATAGTgaaatatatatgtttcttcgcaaataaatattttataacggACAAAATATTACTAGAATTATGatatttctattatttttatttatttgaacGTATACGTTATTCTAAAGATACCAATTTATTGCTTACGAAGTATAACCTATATTCCTACCTGTATTCTTGTCTGTATTCATAAAATTGACTGATGTATGCACAATTAGGAAAAGGTTCGCAAGAAAACTGATAAAAAATGATAGAAAATGATTAAACGTAATACGAAACTAGAAAACGCTCTATGTCGGAATGCTTTCGTGGTATAAATATGTAAATACAATATGGCCGATAGAAGCGGAATTTTGCGAGCTATTCCGAATGGCATTTTGCCAGTGGATTGAGAAAATGTATTTGTAAATTTATTCGAATTTCGTGGATGCGGAATCTTCTAAATGACGTGGATCAAAAGATATTCTGTGAATTTCCCGAGTTTCTTTGATCGCATCGAAATGTCAGGCAGGTGCTGTTAGTGGAGAATGTTTATTTCTGCGGGGACAGAGTAATCGCTTTTCGTGTTTCTGGTcgcaaaaatgaaataaaacgtATAGTGTGCTCGAACGGCAATCGTGCAGTCGTGGGTTCGTGTTCGATTAGCCGGCATTTTCGATCAACGATGGTCGTAGTATAGGTACTGTCATGGACACAGATGTAGAGCTTGCTAAAGGTGAAGGGTGTGAAACTAGTCCAGGTTGCTCTGGCTATTCTAGTATGGTGCACAGTAAAAAAGTTATCAAACATGCACTACGACAGCAGGCCAAGAGGCGTAGAAAGAATACAACCATCGCAGCTGGCAATTCCCGTACTCTACCCAGGATTGTTGTAAAACCGTTACCTCCACCTCCACCAAATGATCCACCTTCCCCGGTTAATAATGTGCAACATATTAATGCAGGTAAGCGAAATGCGCTTATCGGTCGATGTTTACAAGAAGTgcaataaaaattttaatacaTTTCGTCTCTGTAACTTATAGTCATAAGTTTTAATGTGATATTAACTAAACTTAGCAACTGAAGAGCCTGCCGCTACAATGAGAGAAGTTCTTGCGAGCTTGCCAGGGTTTactttgaagcctggacgtagACGATCGACGAAAAGATTATCAGCAACCGCACAACTGGAAGCTGGTCTTGTAGATTTAGAATCACCAGCAAGTATCTTAGCAAGTACAAGTCTACGCGCTCTTTTAAATAGGCATACTTTTCAAGGATTACCACCATTGTACCAAAGGAAACTTGCACAACTTTTACCTGCTGTAGATAGACAGGTATTGTTAATAATATGTGGTTTTTGACAGTGCATTATTATAGTAAATTATATAATTGTCATTGTTCAGGAAATACTATTTCTGGAAGAGTTACTTTAATGTTTGCAGAATTATATAGTTTATACTTGCAAGCCTCAACAGTGATACTTATGTAATACCAAATCCTAAAAATCAGTGGTAACAATTTATTTCTCTTCATTGCTATTAGGATGCTGCTACATCTGGGCTAAATAATGAATTCTTTGCACGGGCATGCCTAGAATGGCGTAAACGCTTGGCAGAAGGGGAGTTTACTCCAGAGAATCAACAACGATTGAAGATGGAGGCAGAGAGAGATAAGAATAAATTAGATCCATGGAAAGTGAAGCATTTCGAACCTATATGGGGTGAGAAACGCGAACCCAAGCTCCGCTCGGGTCTTCATTGTATTTCGGAATCAAGATCTGGAGGTGCCGTGACGCGTTCGAGTTTAAGACTTCGTTTGGAGTCCAATGTAGATACACCTATATCAGATGCTACCTGTCCTATTATTATATCTGAAGATAAGGTCCAGGAAGATACCTGTAAAGTTGAAACTAGTATAAATAATTCAGACGAATTGAATGAAACAACTGAAATACAAGAATCATTACCAACAGATTATAGCGAAGTAACGCATACATTGATTGATGAGAAACATATAGAATCTGTAAACATAAGTTCTGTAGAAACAATAGCTGATGCTGAGATGCATCAATATAAACTAGAGAAAGACGATAAAGTTATTAGTGTACCAGAGAAACAAGATATTATTGAAGAAAACGAAGTGGCTACGCCAATTTGTCAAGATAATATCTCGAACGCGTACGAAGAGGAGATTCATTTGCCTCAAGATGAAAAGAATTTCCAGTCAATGGGGAACCATATCCTCGAAGTATCCGAAGAAGATACGATACTCTTACCTGAAGAGAATACCTCACCAAGATCCAGTGAACAAACAGAACAAATATCTCACGCGTCTAGGGAAACGTCGTCCCGGTTGCTGGCAGAATGCACATCTCAGACTTCCGCAGATCAAGTACCTCAAATGTCGAAAGAGCAAATATCCCAAATGTCGGAGGAACAGATTTATCATCCGATATCCAATTACAAGACCGTAGCCATCGAGACTTCTCCAACGCACGAGCAAGTCAGACCCACCGAGATCGTTATGGAAGACTCTacgttaattaataataatcaaaCCGAAACAGCGCAGGTTTCCCATGAGACGTCGACGGACGGTGAATCACAAATTCCTGAAGGAATGGAGATCAACATTGGAACGCTACAACATATTCATGAATTGGAGGTGATGATTTATATCGTTTGTAAAGATTTGCAACATAGAATTAAAAAGTTCTGTTAGAAAAAACAAATATGTGATGCACCTCTTTCAGGTAAGGGGAGAGATGGGCGACGTATACAATGAGATTTCGAGATGTACCGATGAAATAATGTACCCCATTCTTGATGGGATGGAAATGGGATCGAATAATACAGAGGACACTGAAGCGCAAGTGGTCTCAGGACCGTTGGAAGCCGCTAGGGATCAACAAGATGTAAATAGTGGGAACGAAGACGAAGCTCTCCGGGAAGCAAATAATTACGTTTGTTCTGAAATGTTAGACTGTAGTTGGCCAGTAGACCCCACAGTTAATAATATTAACAATAACAATAGGGTAAGTGTATAGATAATAGTTATTAATAGTTTCGTAACCATTTTTAGTAATACACTATTGCCCTAAAAATAGTTGGATATTTTATTTACTATTAGAGAGGTGTAAGTTCACTAAATCGTAGAAGGAACAAATTGACAAGAGTGTCCAGATATTTATTAGTGATAGTGTATATTAGGTAGTGAATAGATTCTTGTACTGAGAAAAGTTAATTTCATTTCATGAAAACTCAGGAAGAGCTTCAAGTTCCATGGCCGCTAGTAGCTGCAGCTCTTGATGGATCCGTGGCTGCTAACATTACCGTGACTGCTCAGGACGAATGCAATGAAACACCGACTTCGACAGACTCGACTAACCCACCCCAACAGTTCATTAACGCGGATTCTAACGTAGAATCGGTCAACTGCATCCAATTACCAGTTGTGCAAGGAACTCCGTTTCAATCAGAAGGTCTCGCGATCGGTACACCAGGCACTAGTTGTATAATGAAGAACTTTCAGTCCCAAAATTCGCCTATCATTGCCTTTCCGCAGCTGCAATCAATCAGATTCGTGCAGACCAGTTTTCATTCTGACCAAACTACCGCGCCTACGTTGAACAGCACGTCTCCGATCACCGCGCAGATCCAGAGCCAACAGAACGCTGCCCCGCAAGTAAACATAATGAGAGCGCAGGAAGAGGTGGTCCAATTGAATGCTCAAAACAATAACGCGCGTAATATTAGGAACAACGTAGCACAGAATCAAGTTCCGAACACCGTGACGGCTGCAATCGGTGTTCAGCCACAGAATCGTGCGCAGAATACCATCGTTATTCAACATCAGCCCTCGACACCCGCGCCACGACAAGTCGTAGCGACTatacaacaacaacaatatCCTGGGACGACGGTCGTATCATCGAGatcatcgcgttctaataaccAAGGCACCCAGAGAGGTTCGAGGAATAATAACAAGGAACAAGGAGGTGGCCGATCTCGCAGCACTACGAAAGAGCCGCCTGGTGCTGTTAACTTGGAGCGCAGCTATCAGATATGCCAAGCGGTAATTTAATAAACTACGCTTAACCCTTTGCAACTTAACTTAAGAAACGATGCTTTCCCTTCCAATAAAATAATGATTTCGACATAGACACATGTACGGCTTGGAAATAATTGCCAGTGATGGTAATTTCAAGACAGCACTGGGCTGTGAAGGGTTAACGAATTATAGACGATTAGAGCTTGATCATCTTTTAATTAAGTAAATGTTTTCACGTATCATTATAGGTCATACAAAGTTCGCCGAATAGAGATCAATTGAAAGCGCACTTGAAACCACCGCCTAGTTTACTTGCCAGGGGTGACGGTGCGTTCACGACAAATAAATCCGGCGGTCGTACAATTACGACTGTCAAAACTCAGAAACCATCACAAACGATACAGAACAAACAAGCTCAAAATAAGACACAAGCTGTTATGCTGAGACACGTGTTTGCAACAGCACGTCAAGCTACTTCAGCAGAGGTACGATGTATTCCTCATGAAAATTACATCATAGTAGCTTGTATTATGTTTTTCTTGTTTTATTCTTCAGAGCGGGTGCATTATTGTACATAATTTTGTTTTGTTTAAATGCTGAATATGTTGAACAGAAGATACGAATGCGTAAAGACGAATAACAAGAGAGGAAAATTCGATATGGGAAATACTCTTGCAGCTCGTATTTGtttctttattaattttaaattacAACTATCTGCAAAAATGATAAATATTGATAtgcttatttttatttatttaatctcGCTATCATGGAATACTCATATAAAGTAGAAACTCAAGTTTGCTATTACATATTATTTGATATTTTTCTGTGTGTACAGTGCTAATCTTGCGGGTGGTTTGTGATGATCACTGTATCATACAGgtacttaaaataaataaatctaCTTACTAGTTTCAAGTTTCTGAAAGTAGTAGAAACGATATCAGGAAATCTTCAGAAACGACAAAGTACTATTTAACAACATAATAATCAACAAGAGGTCAAAATAATCTATTTTATGTAacagttctctttttttttttttttgtcaaataGAAAGAGTATAGTAAGAAACTATGTTAATATAAAGTTATTTAGGTTTCACGTGTTTTCCATTAGAATCAACAATAATGTTCTGAACCTCCACAAATGGAAAATTGTGAATCTAAATCTAAAACCTACTCTATCACAAATAACAGAATTCTGTTTCACAGTTAATGAGGACAAAATATTTTTAGGTTCCAGAAAGCAATACCGTAGCACAATTAGGATCTACGACAACAGGTGGATTAGGTCAGTATATACTGGTACAAAGGACAGGGGTTGGAGACAGTGCGCCTAGAGCATCGTCCGCTCCTCCTTTGCCACCTCATATCGCTGGGATGGGTGTCGGTGTGCATTTAGTACGTGGTAGACCAGCCAGCGCAGGAGAAGGTTCACACCAGGCCGTAACATTGAAAGCGAGGGGCACTGATGGTAGAGGAGGAGGCGGTGCCGAACCTGGAGCACCCGGTATGATCATGGGTGGAGACCCACCGCCTCCCTGCGATTGTAATATGCGAGGTGCTATGGTAATATGTCGACAGTGTGGCGCGTTTTGCCATGACGACTGTATCGGCCCGCAACGTATTTGTGCTACCTGTCTGATACGTTAATCATTGTTTTGAAACGATCGTCGCTGTATAAATTGAAAGAAGGGAAAGAAACCGCGCGACCGGAGTGCTGATTATCAGATTGCAGTTAAACGCGAAGACGTTTATTATTTTGAACGAGAACGATGTATTTTCTGTCCTCCTTTAGCTTTGTTCCCTTTCAGATACGCTACATTTTCCATCACTTGTAGAGTGATACGAATTAATATCTGACGAGTAAAGACAGCATAAATGGTGCTCCTAAATGGAAAATAAAGAAGAGAGTTACTATAATGGCGTATCGTCATAGAATGCGAAATTCAGGAGCCACTATAGTGATGTGTGGTAATATAATGTCGGTTAGAAGAAAGCCATTATAATGGAGTTGTCATTATATAGCATCTGTTAGAGAGAAGCCACTATGTAGTACCTAAAGAGTTACATGTCCTACTAGTTCTGACTATTCAGAAAAAACGATGATTTTTAATTACCTTTGCGTGGTCTTTGTTTTCATCCACAAAATTTCACTATTATATTGTAATACTGGCTACGAATGTAGCATTATAGTCTAGTGTATAGCGATTAATGAAATACCTCAGATAGGACGTTTCAGCTAAGGAGGACAGTATCGTATGCATTCGAGATGAGATAGGTAAAGATTTTGCGCCAACAAACGGATTTGTTATTCAGCACTTTAGTATGAACAGCGGTTCGTATAGCGGAGGGAATTAATGGATACAGTTGCAAGCATTTCCGAAATTTTTAATCATAACATTTCTGTGATTATTCTTCCAGTATTAATTTGCGACCACTTAACACGTGACACGGTTTTTTTTAAATCTTACCTTATCGTTCTGGTCGTTCTCTAATAGAGTGTACAGTTTTTGCAAGATTTTAGTGGATTGACTTTTTGTAAATTAATGTTTTATTTCGCTTTTATTAATGATCCTAATTCTGACGATCACGCATTGCACAGATATAATTGATAATTTTTATTATCGAAATATTACAACTGTATTCTTGTAATTCTCGTCTAGGAGTATAAAAAGAATAAATCTCTTGCAGTCAGACTCTAATACCGTCTTCCAGTAAGCATCACATTCTTTAATGCGCGCCTttactatttatttatttacaaatGTTTAAGTTTACTCTTATCACATAGAAGATATTCCTGTACATGGTGGTCTCTAGTTGTACTAAGAGGAAGTGAAAAATTTATTCTTACATGCTCTCGCAATCATTTCTCTTGACGTGGCTTTTTAAGCGTAATCACGAACTTTTCATTCATCACGGTATAGTTATGTATTGTAGAGCATCTTGTACAGGAATGTTATTTAAGGATGACTCTGCTAACAATTAATGTTATTCATCTATTGCAATAACGAAATCTGGTTAGATACGAAAATGtagaatttaaatatttttagctttattttttatttgacACTGAAAGATTTTCTAGAATAAACATCGAACACGTTACTTGCTTCGCGTTACCGTGAAATTAAATGTCGCAAGGTACGAAGAAAAGTAAACGCATGAGAATAACAAAATCGTAGTTCCATGATCAAACATATTACATTCTGTACATAATTCATGTTTCTCTCACATTTTTTTGATCTTTTTGCGAGAAGTACGattcttattttatataaataaccGTGTCTACGAAATCGAGAtctattatattattttgtacGCAATTGTAGCCAAATACTTCATTATTTACGTTGCATTTGTGCGTAAGCGTGGTATATTTGATTAGAAGTTCGCGAGTTTCGTATCTACGAACGAAAAGAGAAGGGTATCGATCATCAATATTGACCATTGATTACGGATTGTGTTTGTCGTAAACGGTCGATTCTCTTATTAACAGGTTTGTTTGGCATCAACGATAAAAGTATGTAGTATTATTGCCGATTCGAGTAGAACAACTATTGTGTATTTGTCGCTCAAATGTAAATAAAAtcatattcgtttaatgtgtaaatTCGTTTAATATGCGCAGTGTACGTGATGACTAAAGTGCGGATTTGGCGATCGTGAGCATTGTGGAGGAACGAAACCTGTGCAGAGTATCGGAGTTAATGTCCGCGCGTGGCTTGCGCACCTCAGTGAACCATCATCCGGGTATACCCTACAAAGCGTGCTCCATCGCAATGCAACGTAGACGTACGCTGAATTCGTACTTTATACGATAACACATTACCTGTCGGAAACAGCAATAGCCACTTGACATGTATATACAAAGGTATTCTATATTTAAGGATGCTGGAATTAAAGCAAGTAGTGTTAAGTCAGACGAGAGTATTTCTTTCGCATCATGAGATCACTACTGACGATCTCTTTTCATCTGGTATCTCTCTTTTAATTCCACCGCGCGTAGAGAATTACTGGTATAGCATTGCAAATAAAGCTTTTTGATAAGTTcataaattttaatatattcgTTCTGTAGGAAATAATTTCTTTAGATTACTAGTATGTTATTTCAGATTTTTTTTCAATCGATAGAATCAACGACTGTGATAACATTTCTCTCTGCTATTCTCATCCCATGATATTGTATTCGCACCTTCGACGTTTCATTTTTTCCAATAAATTCGTTGCAAATTTTCTAATTGgtcagtattatatattattgaaTGTTTATATTATACGTGCTAATTTTAATACGTGTAACAATGATCAATTTGTCAGAGCATATCTCAAGGCATATGCAGagtgattcactactcgtgtgacaaatttttacggCTTGTTGCTCTTCAGGTGTAATATTagctgtaaaaatttctcaCACCAGTAGTgagtcaccctgtatattacatatctattgccttCCTGACTTCGTTTCCGCTactctttccttctctctgcTACTCTCTttctcatcttaattacagaatttttaagtactgctgattaaataaaaaaattccttaattttcattgaattgaagagtcagataaattatatttcccgctttagaggtaagagagagaaagatatataagaaagctgtagaagagagtgagacagatgatgatGACGCTACTttggaacccgtggcgccatctctgcgagaagtgctcaaactggtcgctcagcgttatcgacagcgaagtaaactactgaagactactagcgccatctctgcggaaagtactgaaactaattaccgaccaggtttcagcgcttctccgagagatggcgctagtagtcttcagtagtttacttcgctgtcgataacgctgagcgaccagtttgagcacttttcacagagatggcgccacgggttctagagtaggg
The sequence above is a segment of the Xylocopa sonorina isolate GNS202 chromosome 7, iyXylSono1_principal, whole genome shotgun sequence genome. Coding sequences within it:
- the Asx gene encoding transcriptional regulator additional sex combs isoform X2, whose translation is MDTDVELAKGEGCETSPGCSGYSSMVHSKKVIKHALRQQAKRRRKNTTIAAGNSRTLPRIVVKPLPPPPPNDPPSPVNNVQHINAATEEPAATMREVLASLPGFTLKPGRRRSTKRLSATAQLEAGLVDLESPASILASTSLRALLNRHTFQGLPPLYQRKLAQLLPAVDRQDAATSGLNNEFFARACLEWRKRLAEGEFTPENQQRLKMEAERDKNKLDPWKVKHFEPIWGEKREPKLRSGLHCISESRSGGAVTRSSLRLRLESNVDTPISDATCPIIISEDKVQEDTCKVETSINNSDELNETTEIQESLPTDYSEVTHTLIDEKHIESVNISSVETIADAEMHQYKLEKDDKVISVPEKQDIIEENEVATPICQDNISNAYEEEIHLPQDEKNFQSMGNHILEVSEEDTILLPEENTSPRSSEQTEQISHASRETSSRLLAECTSQTSADQVPQMSKEQISQMSEEQIYHPISNYKTVAIETSPTHEQVRPTEIVMEDSTLINNNQTETAQVSHETSTDGESQIPEGMEINIGTLQHIHELEVRGEMGDVYNEISRCTDEIMYPILDGMEMGSNNTEDTEAQVVSGPLEAARDQQDVNSGNEDEALREANNYVCSEMLDCSWPVDPTVNNINNNNREELQVPWPLVAAALDGSVAANITVTAQDECNETPTSTDSTNPPQQFINADSNVESVNCIQLPVVQGTPFQSEGLAIGTPGTSCIMKNFQSQNSPIIAFPQLQSIRFVQTSFHSDQTTAPTLNSTSPITAQIQSQQNAAPQVNIMRAQEEVVQLNAQNNNARNIRNNVAQNQVPNTVTAAIGVQPQNRAQNTIVIQHQPSTPAPRQVVATIQQQQYPGTTVVSSRSSRSNNQGTQRGSRNNNKEQGGGRSRSTTKEPPGAVNLERSYQICQAVIQSSPNRDQLKAHLKPPPSLLARGDGAFTTNKSGGRTITTVKTQKPSQTIQNKQAQNKTQAVMLRHVFATARQATSAEVPESNTVAQLGSTTTGGLGQYILVQRTGVGDSAPRASSAPPLPPHIAGMGVGVHLVRGRPASAGEGSHQAVTLKARGTDGRGGGGAEPGAPVYVMTKVRIWRS
- the Asx gene encoding transcriptional regulator additional sex combs isoform X1, whose amino-acid sequence is MDTDVELAKGEGCETSPGCSGYSSMVHSKKVIKHALRQQAKRRRKNTTIAAGNSRTLPRIVVKPLPPPPPNDPPSPVNNVQHINAATEEPAATMREVLASLPGFTLKPGRRRSTKRLSATAQLEAGLVDLESPASILASTSLRALLNRHTFQGLPPLYQRKLAQLLPAVDRQDAATSGLNNEFFARACLEWRKRLAEGEFTPENQQRLKMEAERDKNKLDPWKVKHFEPIWGEKREPKLRSGLHCISESRSGGAVTRSSLRLRLESNVDTPISDATCPIIISEDKVQEDTCKVETSINNSDELNETTEIQESLPTDYSEVTHTLIDEKHIESVNISSVETIADAEMHQYKLEKDDKVISVPEKQDIIEENEVATPICQDNISNAYEEEIHLPQDEKNFQSMGNHILEVSEEDTILLPEENTSPRSSEQTEQISHASRETSSRLLAECTSQTSADQVPQMSKEQISQMSEEQIYHPISNYKTVAIETSPTHEQVRPTEIVMEDSTLINNNQTETAQVSHETSTDGESQIPEGMEINIGTLQHIHELEVRGEMGDVYNEISRCTDEIMYPILDGMEMGSNNTEDTEAQVVSGPLEAARDQQDVNSGNEDEALREANNYVCSEMLDCSWPVDPTVNNINNNNREELQVPWPLVAAALDGSVAANITVTAQDECNETPTSTDSTNPPQQFINADSNVESVNCIQLPVVQGTPFQSEGLAIGTPGTSCIMKNFQSQNSPIIAFPQLQSIRFVQTSFHSDQTTAPTLNSTSPITAQIQSQQNAAPQVNIMRAQEEVVQLNAQNNNARNIRNNVAQNQVPNTVTAAIGVQPQNRAQNTIVIQHQPSTPAPRQVVATIQQQQYPGTTVVSSRSSRSNNQGTQRGSRNNNKEQGGGRSRSTTKEPPGAVNLERSYQICQAVIQSSPNRDQLKAHLKPPPSLLARGDGAFTTNKSGGRTITTVKTQKPSQTIQNKQAQNKTQAVMLRHVFATARQATSAEVPESNTVAQLGSTTTGGLGQYILVQRTGVGDSAPRASSAPPLPPHIAGMGVGVHLVRGRPASAGEGSHQAVTLKARGTDGRGGGGAEPGAPGMIMGGDPPPPCDCNMRGAMVICRQCGAFCHDDCIGPQRICATCLIR
- the Asx gene encoding transcriptional regulator additional sex combs isoform X3, which codes for MDTDVELAKGEGCETSPGCSGYSSMVHSKKVIKHALRQQAKRRRKNTTIAAGNSRTLPRIVVKPLPPPPPNDPPSPVNNVQHINAATEEPAATMREVLASLPGFTLKPGRRRSTKRLSATAQLEAGLVDLESPASILASTSLRALLNRHTFQGLPPLYQRKLAQLLPAVDRQDAATSGLNNEFFARACLEWRKRLAEGEFTPENQQRLKMEAERDKNKLDPWKVKHFEPIWGEKREPKLRSGLHCISESRSGGAVTRSSLRLRLESNVDTPISDATCPIIISEDKVQEDTCKVETSINNSDELNETTEIQESLPTDYSEVTHTLIDEKHIESVNISSVETIADAEMHQYKLEKDDKVISVPEKQDIIEENEVATPICQDNISNAYEEEIHLPQDEKNFQSMGNHILEVSEEDTILLPEENTSPRSSEQTEQISHASRETSSRLLAECTSQTSADQVPQMSKEQISQMSEEQIYHPISNYKTVAIETSPTHEQVRPTEIVMEDSTLINNNQTETAQVSHETSTDGESQIPEGMEINIGTLQHIHELEVRGEMGDVYNEISRCTDEIMYPILDGMEMGSNNTEDTEAQVVSGPLEAARDQQDVNSGNEDEALREANNYVCSEMLDCSWPVDPTVNNINNNNREELQVPWPLVAAALDGSVAANITVTAQDECNETPTSTDSTNPPQQFINADSNVESVNCIQLPVVQGTPFQSEGLAIGTPGTSCIMKNFQSQNSPIIAFPQLQSIRFVQTSFHSDQTTAPTLNSTSPITAQIQSQQNAAPQVNIMRAQEEVVQLNAQNNNARNIRNNVAQNQVPNTVTAAIGVQPQNRAQNTIVIQHQPSTPAPRQVVATIQQQQYPGTTVVSSRSSRSNNQGTQRGSRNNNKEQGGGRSRSTTKEPPGAVNLERSYQICQAVIQSSPNRDQLKAHLKPPPSLLARGDGAFTTNKSGGRTITTVKTQKPSQTIQNKQAQNKTQAVMLRHVFATARQATSAEC